AAACAGGATTAGGGTATATTCCGGTAGCGATTGAAGAAGTAATGCCGGATGCAGAAAGCCATCTGTTGGAAAAAGATAAATTTCTTCATGGAAAAGGAGAGAAACCAAGCACAAGTCTGGAAAGACTGGATAAAAAGGAAAATAATTTGGAAAGTATCAGTACAGGAAGAAGCGATTTGTGGAAAATGGGCTTAAAAGCTTACACAAAGAGTCCTGTATTCGGGATTGGATATCGCTCTATTGATGACGTTTTAGTAGAAGAAATGTCAAAAGGTGCATATATCAATTCCGGTGGCGGCGGTCTCCATAATATCTATATTACGGTTTTGGTTTCCTGCGGTGCAGTAGGATTTATCTTATTTGCATTGTATTTACTGTGTGTACTGAAAAAGGTAGCCTTCGGTATTTTTAATCCGAATATATCTATTTACGGAAAGTGTATTATGGCATTTATTCCGGTATGGTTGGTAGGAGAACTGGTAGAAAGCAGAATTGTACTGGGAATGAATTTTCAGGCAATTATCTTTTGGATTATGATAGGTTATGTGGGTTACTACACAAAGGAAAGGAAATAAAAATGGTAAGTGTCATTGTACCGGTTTATAATGCAGAAAAAAATTTAGAAAAATGCATTATGAGTATTTTAAACCAGAGCTACCAGAAGTTAGAGTTAATTCTGATTAATGATGGTTCAAAAGACAGCAGCGGAAAAATCTGCAAGAAATATACAGAACATGATAAAAGAATACGGTATATTGAAAGAGAGAATAAAGGTGCATCGGCTACAAGGAACGAAGGGATTTCTTTGGCTTTGGGACAGTATATACAGTTTGTGGACAGTGATGATTATATTGAAAAAAATATGGTAGAAGCCTTGGTGAACCGTATAGAGGAAACCGATGCAGACATGGTTATGTGTGGCTATACAGAAGTTTTTCCGGATAAGAATGATGTTCGATTGCCTGAGATAGACAGAACAATTGAAATGGCAGAACTGGGGACAGAATATCCAAATATATTTGAAAAGTTTCTGTTGAATTCTCCATGTAATAAATTGTATAAAAAGGAAAAGCTGTCTGAAAAGTTTCCGGAAGATTTATCTTTAGGCGAGGATTTGATTTTTAATCTACATAATTTGGAAAATGTGAAGAAAATTTCTTTTATTAAAGAAAGCTTTTATAATTATATAATCGGACAGGAAAGCTTAAACAGGAGATATAGGAAAAACAGCATTGAAATTGCAGAAAGATTATACCTTGAAAGTATGGAATTTTGCAGTAAGTTTCATGTGGGGAAAACAGCAGAAGTTCATATCAGCAATATTTTTATGACATTTTTTTTCTACGGATTGACAGATTTATTTACCATATCGGGATATGATAAGAAAAAGAAAAAAGAAGTTTTAAATAGCTGGATGAAAAATCCGAATATTCAAAAAGCTGCTGCCCATGCAGAGGTCAGAAGGACAGTACAGAAAGTAGCAGTGTTTCTTGTTAAACATAGTATGACAAAAGCCTTGGAAGCTCTTTTTATATTAAAAAGTTTCAGCCGGAGATGAGAGGAATGTAGAGATGAAAAAAATACTAATCGATGGAATGAGCAGTAATATGGGTGGTGTGGAAAAGTTTGTCTGCACCATTTATGAAGCGCTAAAAGATGAATGGCAAGTGGATTTTATAACCGTAGATGAGTCAATTCCTTATCAGGAAGAATTTTTAAGGAACGGTTCCCAAATACATAAACTGACACCCAGATATGTAAGTGTATCAAAATATAAAAATGACATTAAAGAAGTTTTTAAAAATAATCAGTATGATGTGTTCTGGTTTAATAAAACAACACTCAGTTCTATTGACTGTATAAAAGAAGCGAAAAACAGCGGTGTAAAAAATGTAATCTGCCACAGCCATCAATCGAAAAATATGGGAACTTTATTTACCTTACTGATGCACAATATGAACAAACGAAAAGTAGGAAAGTATATTGATTATAGAGTTGCCTGTTCAAAAGAAGCGGCAGAATGGTTTTTCGGTTCAAAAGCTCAGGAAGCCGTGATTTTTCCGAATGCAGTAAATATAGGAAAATACGAACCAAATGAAACGCTGCGAGATGAAAAAAGAAAAGAACTTGGCATAGAGGGCAAATTTGTTATCGGAAATATAGCGCGTTTTGCAAAAGAAAAAAATCATAAGTTTTTAATGGATATTTTTGCAGAGCTTTGTAAAAAGGAAGATGCAGTATTAGTTTCTTGTGGAGAAGGTCCTTTGTGGGAAGAAACAAAAAACTATGCAAAAGAAAAAAAGATTGACGATAAAATTTTATTTTTAGGAATGCGTAAAGACATACCTGAAATTTTACAGGCAATAGATGTAGTTGTTTTTCCTTCTTTATTTGAAGGGCTTCCGTTTTCTCTGGTAGAGGCTCAGGCGGGAGGAATTCCATGTTTGATTTCCGATACCATTGGAAAAGAAACGAAACTTACCGATTTGGTACAGTTTTTTAGTTTAGATGCAGGAGCAGAGGCATGGGCTGATGAAATTTTAAAATATAAAGATTATAAAAAAGTTACAAAAAGAAATCAGCTTGAAGAAAAAGGATTTTCTTCAGAAATAATAGAAAAGAAAATTAAAGAAATGGTAAACCATTAAGTATTGTGTATAGACTTATAAAGCGGGAAAGGCAAAAAAATGAGTTTAAAGAAAAAACAGCTTACAGATTTAGATGAAATCAAACAGCTTGAGGTAGACATTCTGGATTATGTGGCTAAAATATGTGATAGTAATAATTTAAAATATTTTTTAGGGTATGGAACGTTGCTTGGTGCAGTCCGTCACAAGGGATTTATTCCGTGGGATGATGATGTTGATATCTTAATGCCCAGAAAAGACTATGAACAGTTAAGAAAAATTTGGGATAGAGATAACCGATACAAGCTGTTAGATTGCAGAGATGACAAGAAATATATTTATCCATTTATGAAAGTAATTGATACAAAAACAAAGCTGGAAGAACACGATGTAGAGGAACAGGCAGATTTGGGACTTTATATTGATATTTTTCCTTATGACGGCGTATCAAGTGATGCAGAGAAAAGACAGGCATTTTTGAAAAAATGTGAAAGATTAGAAAAGCTAAGACTGTATTCCATGCTTTCCATGGATAAAATTCTTCATGAGGATGCTAAGAAGAATTTCGGGAGAAAAATTCTCTGGAAGGTATTAAGAATGATAGGTCCTGCAAGAATTTCCAGAAAAATGGAAAAATTTATTGCAAAAAATACCGTAGAAGATGCGGAGTGGATGGGCTGTCTGTGCACGAGATTTTCGGACAGAGAGATTATGAAAAAAGAAATTTGGGAGGAGACAATCCAACTGGAGTTTGAAGGGAAAATGTATAAGGCACCAAAAGAGTATGACAAAATGCTCACAACAAATTACAGTGATTATATGACATTACCTCCTGAGGAAAAACGTTGTCTGGCACATAATTTTAAAGTCTGGGAATATATAGAGGAATAGCTATGAAAGATTTATGGAGATTTATTAAATCATCAGGGATATATTTTGTAGGAACTGTGTTGACAAAACTGATTTCTTTTTTGCTTTTGCCGTTATATACATCGTATATCAGCCCCGCTGACTATGGAACGTATGATTTGTATAATGCTTATATTATGTTTTTATGCTCTGTGTTATTTTTGGATATATGGTCCGGTATAATGCGGTTTATGTATGAATATGCAGGAGAAAACAGAAAGAAACCGATAAACTGTGGATTTGCCATTTTTACTACATCTACGATATTATATACAATTATTATTATTGTAGCAGCGCCGGCTCTGCATGTAGAGTATCCTTTCTGGCTGTTTTTATATGGTATTTTAATGAATACCCAGACTTTGGTGGGATATATTGCCAGAGGATATGAAAAAAATGTGTTATATACAACATCCGGTTTAATCGGTTCTATTACAACAATCGTTTTCAATATTCTTCTGTTAGTCCAGTTTAAAATGGATTACAGTGCGCTGTTTATTGCCAGCTGCATTGGGTATGTAGTGAATATTGTTATTATGGTTGTGGGAATTCACGAACGTCATTTGTTTTCTTTTAAATATTTTGATAAAAAGCTGTTTAAAGAAATGCTGCTCTTTTCATTGCCGTTATGCCTGAATTCAGTAGCATACTGGTTCTTGACAAGCTATAACAGAATTGCGGTAAATGATTATCTGGGACCGGAGGCAAACGGATATTATGCGATTGCCGGAAGATTTGGCTCTATGATTACTTTATTTACAACCTGTTTCCAAATGGCATGGCAGGAGTTGGCATATTCTAAGTCAGCGAAAGAAGACGGACTTGGAGAATTTTATTCTGTGGCGACTAATAATTATATAAAAAGTATGGGTGTCGGATTAGTGATATTAATTCCATCAATCTTTATTATATATCCTCTTATGGTAAACGAAGCTTATGGTGTGGGAAAAGAATTAATCCCCTTTTATCTTTTAGGAACCATTCTCTCTACAATCAGCAGCTTTTTAGGCAATACTTTTAGTGCCATAAAGAAAAACCAGTTATTATTCATTACAATGTTAATCGGAAGTGTGGCAAATGTAGTATGTATTCATTTGTTATTACCAAAGTTAGGACTTCAGGCATCTAATGTGGCTTTGGCGATTGGATTTTTATTGATTTGTATCACAAGATTGGTGCTGTTAAAGAAGGAACTGCATATATCAATAGAGTACAGAAATATAGTTATTGTTATTATTGGGTTTATTTGTGTAACCATAGCTTATCAGTATGGAAATCTGTGGCAAAATATAGTTGTTATGCTGGTAGCGTTGGCTTTGATATTTTATTTCTTTAAAGATGTCTTTCACATGGTTTTGCAGAAAGTGAGAAACAGAGGTTAAGGAAAAAGCTTGACAAAATAGAAATCTAAGCTGAAAATAAAAGAAGATATTGTTAGACTATACGTCTTTCAATATCTTCTTTTCATATTTTATAGAAGGGTAAGAGGTGGAAAATGAAATAATTTATAAGAGCATTGGGAATAGGAATTCTCGCAAGCACTTTTTTGTGGACAGTGCCAACATATGCACAGGCGGAAACAGAGACAGCAGGTTCATCTATGAAAGAAGAAAGTTACTTAGAGGAAAATATCGAGCTTTATAATGAAGAAAGAGGAAAACCGGAAGGAGAATGGAAAGAAGACGAACAGGGAAGATGGTATGAGTACAGTGACGGAACACGTCCAAAACTTTCTTGGAGAAAAATAGACGGTCAGTGGTATTACTTTAACAGTAAAGGATATTGGATAGATGATAATACATACGAAGAAGGTTCTTTAAAAGGAATTGATGTATCAAAATGGCAGGAAGAAATTGACTGGCAGGCAGTAAAAAACGATGGAATTGAGTTTGCAATGATTAGACTGGGATATAATACCAATCAGTTAGATAAATATTATCAGAGAAATATGAAGGAAGCTGAGAAGGTTCAAATTCCCGTAGGTGTTTACTATTACAGTAAAGCAACGAATGAAGAAGAAGCAGTTCGTGATGCGGAATTTGTAATTGAAAATTTGAAAGGGTATAAGGTTTCTTATCCTGTGGCTATTGATTTAGAGGATAAAGTACAGGAAGATTTGAGCAAAGAGGAGCTGGGAAAAATTGCAAGGGCTTTTGCCGATGAAATTCAGTCAGCAGGATATACCCCTATGGTATATGCCAATGAAAATTGGTATCAAAATTATATAGACTGGTCACTGTTGGGAGATGTAGAAAAATGGATTGCCAGTTACAGCGTAAGTCCAAATCCCAATATAAAAAGAGAAATCTGGCAGTGTTGCAGTACAGGGTTAGTGGATGGTGTAAAAGGAAACGTAGACATTAACTTTGGATATAAAGATTATACAAAATATATCACACCACGAACAGAACCTTTAGAGAGCTACTATAAAAGCGGAAAATGGGTGCAGGACAGTACCGGATGGTGGTATCGTTATAAAAACGGAGAATATCCTAAAAATCAGTGGGAATATATAGATGATCATTGGTATTGGTTTAACGAAAGCGGATATATGACAACAGGCTGGCAGCAGGTATACGGTAAATGGTACTATATGGACCAGTGGGGAGCGATGACAACGGGCTGGCAGGAGATATCCAGTCATTGGTATTATATGAATGACGGAGGAGCGATGACAACCGGTTGGCAGTATATCAGCAAGAAATGGTATTATATGGACCGGTGGGGAGCGATGACAACCGGTTGGCAGCAGATATATGGTAAATGGTACTATATGGACCAGTGGGGAGTAATGACAACGGGCTGGCAGTATATTGGCGGCAGCTGGTATTATATGAATGATGGAGGAGCAATGCAGACCAGTTGGTTGTACCTTGGCGGAAATTGGTATTATTTGAATAGTTCAGGAGCAATGGTTACAGGTCGTCATTATATTGACGGCGTATGGTATTCATTTAACAGCTCAGGCGTTATGCAGTAAAATAAGTAAAAAACAAGATATTCTGGCAGTTATGCTGACAAAAGCAGAAAAAATATTGTTAAAATCTGCGGATTTTTTAAATATTCTTGCTTGACTATCTTACTTCTTATGTTAAAATATATTGTGTGCGGGTACATTTCGCCCGCACTGAGAAAAATAGAAACTAGAAGTTTATTTTTCCAGTATCTACATTTAGGAGGAATGTTCAAAATGGCAAAATGGGTTTATATGTTCACCGAAGGTGACGCATCCATGAGAAACACTCTCGGTGGTAAAGGTGCAAACCTTGCTGAGATGACAAAATTAGGTCTTCCGGTACCACAGGGATTTACAATTACAACAGATGCTTGTACTCAGTACTATGAAGATGGAAGAAAGATTAACGATGAAATCATGGAACAGATCATGGAAGCTATCGTTAAAATGGAAGAAGTAACAGGAAAGAAATTCGGAGATAAAGAAAATCCACTTCTTGTATCTGTTCGTTCCGGAGCAAGAGCTTCTATGCCAGGTATGATGGATACAATCCTGAACCTTGGTTTAAATGAAGAAGTTGTTGAAACTCTGGCAGCAGCATCAGGAAATGCTCGTTGGGCATGGGATTGTTACAGAAGATTTATCCAGATGTACTCTGACGTAGTTATGGAAGTTGGTAAGAAATACTTTGAAGAGCTTATCGACAAAATGAAAGAAGAAAAGGGTGTTACTCTTGACGTTGAACTTACAGCAGAAGACTTAAAAACTCTGGCTGGACAGTTCAAAGCTGAATATAAAGAAAAAATCGGTGAAGACTTCCCGGCTGACGCTAAAGAGCAGTTAATGGGAGCTGTTAAAGCCGTATTCCGTTCTTGGGACAACCCACGTGCTAACGTATATCGTCGTGACAACGATATCCCATATTCTTGGGGTACAGCTGTTAACGTACAGATGATGGCATTCGGTAACATGGGTGATGACTGTGGTACAGGTGTTGCATTTACTCGTGACCCTGCAACAGGTGAAAATGGTCTGTTCGGAGAATTCCTGACAAATGCACAGGGTGAAGACGTTGTTGCCGGAGTTCGTACTCCAATGCACATTTCCGAAATGGAACAGAAATTCCCAGAAGCATTTGCTCAGTTTAAAGAAGTTTGCAAAACTCTGGAAACACATTACAGAGATATGCAGGATATGGAATTTACAGTAGAACACGGTAAATTATATATGTTACAGACACGTAACGGTAAGAGAACAGCTCAGGCTGCTCTGAAAATCGCTTGTGACCTTGTAGACGAAGGCATGAGAACAGAAGAAGAAGCAGTTGCAATGATCGATCCACGTAACTTAGATACACTGCTTCACCCACAGTTTGATGCTGCTGCTTTAAAAGCTGCAACACCAATGTCCAAAGCACTTGGAGCATCTCCGGGAGCTGCTTGCGGTAAAATCGTATTCACAGCTGATGACGCTGTTGAATGGGCTGCAAGAGGAGAAAAAGTTATCCTTGTTCGTCTGGAAACATCTCCAGAAGATATCACAGGTATGAAGAGCGCTCAGGGTATCCTGACAGTTCGTGGTGGTATGACATCTCACGCAGCAGTAGTTGCTCGTGGTATGGGAACATGCTGTGTATCCGGTTGTGGTGATATCACAATGGATGAAGCAAACAAGAAATTTACATTAGCTGGTAAAGAATTCCATGAAGGAGACAGCATTTCTCTGGATGGTTCTACAGGTGCTATCTATGATGGAATTATCCCAACAGTAGATGCTACAATCGCTGGTGAATTCGGAAGAATTATGGGATGGGCTGATAAATACAGAACAATGAAAGTTCGTACAAATGCTGATACTCCGGCAGATGCAATCAAAGCTCGTGAGCTTGGTGCAGAAGGTATCGGTCTTTGCCGTACAGAGCATATGTTCTTCGAAGGTGACAGAATTGACGCATTCCGTGAAATGATTTGTTCTGAAACAGTAGAAGAAAGAGAAGCTGCTCTTGAGAAAATCCTTCCGGAACAGCAGGGAGATTTCGAAAAATTATACGAAGCTCTTGAAGGTAACCCAGTTACTATTCGTTTCCTGGATCCACCATTACATGAGTTCGTTCCTACAACAGAGGAAGATATCAAGAAATTAGCTGATGCTCAGGGCAAAACAGTTGAACAGATTAAAGCAATCATCGACTCCCTTCATGAGTTCAACCCAATGATGGGACATCGTGGATGCCGTCTTGCAGTTACTTACCCAGAAATTGCTAAGATGCAGACAAAAGCTGTTATTCGTGCAGCAATTAACGTACAGAAAGCTCATGCTGACTGGAACGTTTGCCCAGAAATCATGATCCCACTTGTTGGAGATACAAAAGAATTGGCATACGTTAAGAAATTCGTTGTTGAAACAGCTGACGCTGAAATCGCAGCAGCTGGTATTGAATTACACTACGAAGTTGGTACAATGATCGAAATCCCAAGAGCTGCATTAACAGCTGATGAAATCGCTAAAGACGCTGACTTCTTCTGCTTCGGTACAAACGACTTAACACAGATGACTTATGGATTCTCTCGTGATGATGCTGGTAAATTCTTAGAAGCTTACTATGATGCAAAAATCTTCGAAAACGATCCATTCGCTAAATTAGACCAGATCGGTGTTGGTAAATTAATGGAAACAGCTATCAAATTAGGTAAACCTGTAAATCCAAAATTACACATCGGTATCTGTGGAGAACACGGTGGAGATCCAAGTTCCGTAGAATTCTGCCATAAGATTGGTTTAGACTACGTTTCCTGCTCACCATTCCGTGTACCAATCGCTCGTTTAGCTGCTGCGCAGGCTGCTATTAACGCCAAATAATTCACAGAAGGTGAAAAAATTCATATAATTCATGCGAAAGCGTGAAAGTGTCCAAGCATAAAATGAGACCTTGAAACTTTGAGAAATCAGAGCTTCAAGGTCTTTTTTGGAGAATATGTTCTATTGATAGCAGCCTGGGCAGCCATCAATGAGAAATAAGATGTTACAAAATTCTTCTTGAATTTCTTTTACTTCTGTGCTATTCTTTTAACAAGCAAAAGTAAAAGGGAGTAGCTTAACATCTTTTATAGATAGGTTATGAAAGATGGTTTTGTAATCGTCACCCGGTATCGAGAGATACCCGTAGCAAATGAGAAAGCAAGACTTTTATTGTGGCAGAGGTCATGATAGAGGTCTTTTTTTATTCCTTTTATTTCTTCCTTCATACTTCTTCCACAGAGATTTGCTGATACAGAAGGAGGATTATTATGTGTAATCAAATTATGAAAAAAGAAGTACAGGAAGCAATAAGAGCAGGAGAGCAGGTTTTGCAGAGCCTGTATTATGCAAGTGAAAAATTAGAAAATGCAGGAAAATGGGGGATTTTTGATATGTTTGCAGGAGGCTTCTTTAGCAGTTATATGAAACATTCTCGGATTAAAGAAGCAGAAGCTTTGTTGGAGCAGGCGAAAATAGAACTGCAACTTTTTCAAAGAGAATTAAATGATGTGGGAGAAGCTTTGCACTTACAGATTGAAATTGGAGATTTTCTTACTTTTGCAGATTTCTTTTTGGATGGATTTATTACAGACTATTTGGTACAGAGTAAAATTTCAGATGCCAGAGAGGATATAGAGCTTGCAATTTTACATGTAAATATCATACTTGATAAATTATATAAGAAATTAGAGGGATATTCGGATGAAAAAAATCAGAAAAAAATATTGAAAAAGCTTTAAAAATATAAAAACTGTGATATAATTTGTGAAAAATCAGGTTGAATATATGGGGAGGAAGAATATGGTGAAAACAGTGGGAATTGTCAGTTTATCAAGTGGAACAATTGGGGAAGATTTTATAAAGCATGAATTGGATTTAGGCATTGACAGGTTAAAGAATTATGGGTTGAAAGTAAAGTTTATGGATCATGCTTTAAAAGGAATTGATTATTTAAAAGAGCACCCTGATAAAAGAGCAGAAGACCTTTTACAGGCATTTTCCGATTCGGAAATCGATATGATATTGTGTGCCATCGGTGGTGATGACACGTATCGACTGCTTCCTTATTTGTTCGAGAACGGAGAACTGCAAAAGGTAGTTACAAAGAAAATATTTTTAGGATTTTCAGACAGTACCATGAACCATTTTATGCTTCATAAAGTAGGATTAAATACTTTTTACGGACAGTCATTTCTTTCCGATATCTGCGAGTTAGGAAAAGAAATGCTGCCTTATACAAAGGAATATTTTGAAGAATTGATTACGACAGGCACAATTAAGGAGATTTCCCCAAGTGATGTGTGGTATGAGGGAAGAACGAATTATGATGAAAATCAGGTAGGAGTGGAGCTTCCGGAAAAGCCTAACAGGGGATATGAGCTATTACAGGGAAGTGCTGTTTTCTCCGGTAAAATTTTAGGTGGATGTTTGGATACCATATTTGATATATTTGATGGTGAGAGATACGAAAATTCACCGGAGCTTTGCAGTAAATATCAATTGTTTCCTTCTAAAAATGAGTGGAAAGGAAAAATTCTGCTTTTGGAAACCAGCGAAGAAAAGATGATACCGGATAAGCTGAAAAAGGCGCTTTTGAAATTAAAAGAGACCGGAGTGTTTGAAGCAGTGAATGGATTGCTGATAGGAAAACCCATGGATGAAACTTATTACGAAGAGTACAAAAAAGTGCTGATAGAAACGATTGATAATCTTGCATTACCGATTGTATATAATGTCAATATAGGTCATGCACTTCCAAGATGTATTATTCCTTTTGGAATTGAGGCGACAGTGGAGGTAGAGAAACAAAGGATTAGTTTTCAGGCAGAATAATTGTAAAAAGACATCGACAGCAGTCTGTGATGGGATTGAAAAAACGCCAATGATATGCTAATATTATCTCTGTTAATTAAAATATACAGAGAAAAAGGGAGAAAATTATGAGGTATGATTATCTAATAGTAGGCGCAGGTTTGTTTGGCGCAGTGTTTGCTCATGAGGCAAAGAAAAAGGGAAAGAGATGTCTGGTTATTGATAAAAGACCTCATATTGCCGGAAATGTTTATTGTGAAGACATAGAAGGGATACATGTACATAAGTATGGGGCACATATTTTTCATACTTCTAACAAAGCAATTTGGGAATATATGAACCAATTTGCAGAGTTTAATAATTACATTAATTCTCCCATTGCAGTATATAAAGATGAGTTATATAATCTTCCTTTTAATATGAATACATTTAGTAAAATGTGGGGAATTCGTACGCCAAAAGAAGCAAAAGAGATCATTGCACAGCAGATTGAAGAATTACATATTACAGAACCTAAAAATCTGGAGGAACAGGCGCTTTCTTTAGCGGGAACAGATGTTTATGAAAAGCTGATAAAGGGATATACAGAAAAGCAGTGGGGACGTCCGTGTACAGAGCTTCCTGCATTTATTATCAAAAGGCTTCCCTTCCGCTTTACTTATGACAATAATTATTTTAATGATATTTATCAGGGAATACCAAAGGGCGGATATACAGCGATTGTAGAAAAAATGTTGGAAGGTATAGAGGTAAAAACCAATACGGATTATTTTACATTCAGAAAAGAGAATGAAAATATAGCGGATAAAGTGGTATTTACAGGAATGATTGACGAGTATTTCGGATATCAACTGGGAGCATTGGAGTATCGTTCTGTGCGCTTTGAAACAGAAGTTCTGGATATGGATAATTATCAGGGAAATGCTGTGGTAAATTATACAGACAGAGAGGTTCCTTATACAAGAATTATTGAGCATAAGCATTTTGAATTTGGAAAACAGGAGAAAACTGTTATTTCCAGAGAATATTCTTCAGAATGGAAAGTGGGAATGGAGCCTTATTATCCGGTAAATAACGAGCAGAATAATGAACTGTTTGAGAAATACAGAGAATTGGCGGAAAAGGAAATAAACGTGATATTTGGAGGACGCCTTGGTAATTATAAGTATTACGATATGGATAAGGTTGTAGAAGCAGCACTTCAGACGGCAGAAAAAGAGCTGGCAAGAAAAGATAGGAAGTAGATGACAGAGTGAGCAGAAAAGAACTATTGGAAAAATATAAAGACATCATTCCCTATCTGTTTTTTGGAGTTTGTACAACTGCTGTAAATATGATAGGATATTGGACTTTGGCATATTTGTGTGATTTTGGGATGATGCCGAGTACAGTTATAGCGTGGCTTTTGGCTTTGATTTTTGCTTATGTTACAAACCGTAAATGGGTATTTAAAAGTGAAGCAAAAAATCCGGCAGAAATAGTAAGAGAAGCATTTTATTTCTTTATTTGCCGATTGAGCACCGGTGTTGTTGATTGGGGAAGTATGCTCCTGTTTGTGGGTGTTTTTCGTCTAAACGATATGTTTAGTAAATTTGCAGCCAATATTATCG
The DNA window shown above is from Blautia hansenii DSM 20583 and carries:
- a CDS encoding S66 peptidase family protein, which gives rise to MVKTVGIVSLSSGTIGEDFIKHELDLGIDRLKNYGLKVKFMDHALKGIDYLKEHPDKRAEDLLQAFSDSEIDMILCAIGGDDTYRLLPYLFENGELQKVVTKKIFLGFSDSTMNHFMLHKVGLNTFYGQSFLSDICELGKEMLPYTKEYFEELITTGTIKEISPSDVWYEGRTNYDENQVGVELPEKPNRGYELLQGSAVFSGKILGGCLDTIFDIFDGERYENSPELCSKYQLFPSKNEWKGKILLLETSEEKMIPDKLKKALLKLKETGVFEAVNGLLIGKPMDETYYEEYKKVLIETIDNLALPIVYNVNIGHALPRCIIPFGIEATVEVEKQRISFQAE
- a CDS encoding GtrA family protein, producing the protein MSRKELLEKYKDIIPYLFFGVCTTAVNMIGYWTLAYLCDFGMMPSTVIAWLLALIFAYVTNRKWVFKSEAKNPAEIVREAFYFFICRLSTGVVDWGSMLLFVGVFRLNDMFSKFAANIIVILLNYIASKRIIFKKSK
- the glf gene encoding UDP-galactopyranose mutase; its protein translation is MRYDYLIVGAGLFGAVFAHEAKKKGKRCLVIDKRPHIAGNVYCEDIEGIHVHKYGAHIFHTSNKAIWEYMNQFAEFNNYINSPIAVYKDELYNLPFNMNTFSKMWGIRTPKEAKEIIAQQIEELHITEPKNLEEQALSLAGTDVYEKLIKGYTEKQWGRPCTELPAFIIKRLPFRFTYDNNYFNDIYQGIPKGGYTAIVEKMLEGIEVKTNTDYFTFRKENENIADKVVFTGMIDEYFGYQLGALEYRSVRFETEVLDMDNYQGNAVVNYTDREVPYTRIIEHKHFEFGKQEKTVISREYSSEWKVGMEPYYPVNNEQNNELFEKYRELAEKEINVIFGGRLGNYKYYDMDKVVEAALQTAEKELARKDRK